A window of the Candidatus Paraluminiphilus aquimaris genome harbors these coding sequences:
- a CDS encoding class I SAM-dependent methyltransferase, giving the protein MTPTRFADVKGFLPENEAVQLADWARDVACLGPLLEIGSYCGLSTLCLAEVARASGTIVFAVDHHRGSEEHQVGEFFHDEALVDEAGNFDSLPEFRRNLQAYDAEDVVIPIVAPATLAAQHWTTPLGLLFIDGGHSLDAALADYRNWSQHVVKGGLLVIHDVFPHVAEGGQAPYAIWQLAKQSGLFEPVATCESIRALRRL; this is encoded by the coding sequence ATGACACCGACCCGGTTTGCCGACGTAAAAGGTTTCCTTCCTGAAAATGAAGCCGTGCAACTCGCGGATTGGGCCCGTGATGTCGCTTGCCTTGGTCCGCTGCTCGAAATCGGAAGTTACTGCGGCTTATCCACCCTCTGCTTGGCGGAAGTGGCGAGAGCGTCAGGGACCATCGTGTTTGCTGTCGATCACCATCGCGGCAGCGAAGAGCATCAAGTGGGTGAATTCTTCCACGACGAAGCACTGGTTGATGAAGCGGGAAACTTTGACTCGCTACCCGAATTTAGGCGCAACCTGCAGGCTTATGATGCGGAAGATGTGGTTATTCCCATTGTGGCTCCCGCAACACTTGCGGCTCAGCATTGGACGACACCCCTTGGCCTCTTATTTATCGACGGTGGTCACAGCCTCGACGCCGCCTTGGCCGATTATCGAAATTGGTCTCAACATGTTGTGAAGGGTGGGCTACTGGTCATCCATGACGTCTTCCCGCATGTCGCGGAAGGCGGACAGGCGCCCTACGCTATATGGCAGTTGGCAAAGCAATCTGGTTTGTTTGAACCGGTGGCGACTTGCGAGAGTATCCGCGCGCTGCGCAGGCTTTGA
- a CDS encoding 3-deoxy-D-manno-octulosonic acid transferase: MSEPGYRRQWWRRFALGLPSRIRSGDGLIWVHAVSVGELLAVAPLVERILLEWPDKAVLITNTTPTGSEQTQKLFGSRVEHTWFPFDTPLVTGAFLRHWQPQLIVMVETEIWPNVMASARDQGVPVALVNARLSARSARGYARLGRFTRDTLAGFSLIAAQSKSDDRRFRRIGAEPEAMHVVGSIKFDIDLAARRSQLEVIAEELGRDIKSRPLWAAASTHPGEEQLVIDAYQALSERGLSTRLLLAPRHPSRTGDIIKLLAKAGLKYQKRSDNLPVTIETDVLLIDTLGELSAFLGLADAAFIGGSLVPRGGHNPIEAAAWGCAVITGPHVINFATIVRDMERGGAIRVVTDQHELADRLASVWENEGQDSEARRARSFIETRRGATRRQLDLLKGLL; the protein is encoded by the coding sequence GTGAGCGAGCCCGGATACCGGCGACAGTGGTGGCGCCGCTTTGCGCTTGGGTTGCCCAGCCGTATTCGCTCGGGTGATGGCCTAATCTGGGTTCATGCAGTCTCTGTCGGCGAACTGCTGGCGGTGGCCCCGTTGGTTGAGCGCATTTTGCTCGAGTGGCCCGACAAAGCCGTGTTGATTACCAACACAACACCGACGGGTTCGGAGCAAACACAGAAATTGTTTGGTAGCCGCGTCGAACACACGTGGTTTCCGTTTGACACGCCACTGGTCACAGGCGCTTTTTTACGCCACTGGCAGCCCCAGCTGATCGTCATGGTCGAGACTGAGATTTGGCCCAACGTCATGGCGTCTGCGCGCGACCAGGGAGTTCCTGTTGCCTTGGTAAATGCCCGCCTATCCGCCCGCTCGGCGCGTGGGTATGCGCGTTTGGGTAGGTTTACGCGCGACACCCTGGCCGGTTTCAGCCTTATCGCCGCACAGTCCAAGTCAGATGACCGTCGTTTTCGGCGAATTGGCGCTGAGCCAGAGGCAATGCACGTTGTGGGCAGCATCAAGTTCGATATCGATCTCGCCGCCCGGCGCAGTCAGCTTGAGGTGATTGCTGAGGAATTGGGGCGTGATATCAAATCTCGTCCTCTGTGGGCCGCAGCGAGCACCCATCCCGGTGAAGAGCAGCTTGTTATCGACGCCTATCAGGCGTTGAGTGAGCGTGGGTTATCGACACGTCTCTTGCTGGCGCCGCGGCACCCAAGCCGAACTGGGGACATCATCAAGCTCTTAGCGAAAGCAGGCCTTAAGTACCAAAAGCGCAGCGACAACCTGCCGGTAACCATTGAAACCGATGTTCTGTTGATCGATACGCTGGGAGAGTTAAGTGCCTTCTTAGGCCTGGCGGATGCGGCGTTTATTGGCGGTAGCTTGGTACCCAGAGGCGGACACAACCCGATCGAGGCAGCCGCCTGGGGTTGCGCGGTTATTACCGGACCGCATGTTATTAACTTTGCGACTATCGTCAGGGATATGGAGCGTGGCGGTGCTATCCGTGTTGTGACGGACCAGCACGAACTCGCAGATCGCTTGGCGAGTGTTTGGGAAAATGAAGGGCAAGATAGCGAGGCCCGGCGTGCTCGCAGCTTTATCGAGACGCGCCGCGGTGCAACACGGCGTCAGCTCGATTTATTAAAGGGGCTGCTTTAA